A window of Ammospiza nelsoni isolate bAmmNel1 chromosome 19, bAmmNel1.pri, whole genome shotgun sequence contains these coding sequences:
- the PDE6G gene encoding retinal rod rhodopsin-sensitive cGMP 3',5'-cyclic phosphodiesterase subunit gamma: MSLEPPKLEVKSATRVSGGPATPRKGPPKFKQRQTRQFKSKPPKKGVQGFGDDIPGMEGLGTDITVICPWEAFSHLELHELAQYGII, from the exons ATGAGCCTGGAGCCCCCCAAGCTGGAGGTCAAATCGGCCACGAGGGTGAGCGGGGGTCCCGCCACCCCCCGCAAGGGACCCCCCAAGTTCAAGCAGAGGCAGACGAGGCAGTTCAAGAGCAAACCCCCCAAAAAGGGGGTGCAGGG GTTTGGTGACGACATCCCCGGCATGGAGGGGTTGGGAACAG ACATCACTGTCATCTGTCCCTGGGAAGCCTTCAGCCACCTGGAGCTGCACGAGCTGGCTCAGTACGGAATCATTTAG